Proteins encoded by one window of Salvia splendens isolate huo1 chromosome 5, SspV2, whole genome shotgun sequence:
- the LOC121804986 gene encoding transcription factor bHLH80-like isoform X1 has product MQPPRGSGSAEPTRGDGGGLARYRSAPVTWLEALLESDEEQVLPDVVLDIPKPPPPPNASSTAEVDLELLESAGGGGFSNFLRMNSSPAEFLSLLNSSEGLFSNLGIPADYELVPVNQGKRAREAEDLDGISPKKSPSSSSSTQVKREKRRQLQGSGGSFDLDMENILEDSVMCRVRAKRGCATHPRSIAERERRTRISDRIRKLQELVPNMDRQTNTADMLEEAVAYVKHLQKEIQDLTEHQKKCTCSTND; this is encoded by the exons ATGCAACCGCCGCGCGGCAGCGGAAGCGCCGAGCCGACTCGGGGAGACGGCGGCGGGCTCGCTAGATACCGGTCAGCTCCGGTGACTTGGTTGGAAGCGTTGCTCGAGTCGGACGAGGAGCAGGTCTTGCCCGACGTCGTATTGGATATACCTAAACCGCCTCCGCCGCCCAATGCCTCCTCCACCGCTGAAGTGGATCTCGAGCTGCTGGAGTCCGCAGGAGGCGGCGGATTTAGCAATTTCCTGAGGATGAACAGCTCGCCGGCGGAGTTTTTGTCTCTGCTTAATAGCTCGGAAGGGTTGTTTTCGAATTTAGGGATTCCGGCGGATTATGAGCTCGTGCCGGTGAATCAAGGTAAGCGCGCACGCGAGGCGGAGGATTTGGATGGGATTTCGCCGAAAAAGTCGCCGTCTTCGTCTTCTTCTACTCAAGTG AAACGAGAGAAGCGTAGGCAACTGCAAGGCTCGGGAGGGTCATTTGATCTTGATATGGAGAATATTTTGGAGGACTCAGTAATGTGTAGGGTACGAGCAAAACGTGGCTGTGCTACTCATCCTCGCAGCATTGCTGAAAGG GAGAGAAGAACGCGGATCAGTGACAGGATAAGGAAGCTGCAAGAACTTGTCCCTAATATGGATAGG CAAACGAACACCGCAGACATGTTAGAAGAAGCTGTAGCTTATGTCAAGCATCTGCAGAAAGAGATCCAG GATCTAACGGAGCATCAAAAGAAATGCACATGCTCAACAAATGATTGA
- the LOC121804986 gene encoding transcription factor bHLH80-like isoform X2, producing MQPPRGSGSAEPTRGDGGGLARYRSAPVTWLEALLESDEEQVLPDVVLDIPKPPPPPNASSTAEVDLELLESAGGGGFSNFLRMNSSPAEFLSLLNSSEGLFSNLGIPADYELVPVNQGKRAREAEDLDGISPKKSPSSSSSTQVKREKRRQLQGSGGSFDLDMENILEDSVMCRVRAKRGCATHPRSIAERQTNTADMLEEAVAYVKHLQKEIQDLTEHQKKCTCSTND from the exons ATGCAACCGCCGCGCGGCAGCGGAAGCGCCGAGCCGACTCGGGGAGACGGCGGCGGGCTCGCTAGATACCGGTCAGCTCCGGTGACTTGGTTGGAAGCGTTGCTCGAGTCGGACGAGGAGCAGGTCTTGCCCGACGTCGTATTGGATATACCTAAACCGCCTCCGCCGCCCAATGCCTCCTCCACCGCTGAAGTGGATCTCGAGCTGCTGGAGTCCGCAGGAGGCGGCGGATTTAGCAATTTCCTGAGGATGAACAGCTCGCCGGCGGAGTTTTTGTCTCTGCTTAATAGCTCGGAAGGGTTGTTTTCGAATTTAGGGATTCCGGCGGATTATGAGCTCGTGCCGGTGAATCAAGGTAAGCGCGCACGCGAGGCGGAGGATTTGGATGGGATTTCGCCGAAAAAGTCGCCGTCTTCGTCTTCTTCTACTCAAGTG AAACGAGAGAAGCGTAGGCAACTGCAAGGCTCGGGAGGGTCATTTGATCTTGATATGGAGAATATTTTGGAGGACTCAGTAATGTGTAGGGTACGAGCAAAACGTGGCTGTGCTACTCATCCTCGCAGCATTGCTGAAAGG CAAACGAACACCGCAGACATGTTAGAAGAAGCTGTAGCTTATGTCAAGCATCTGCAGAAAGAGATCCAG GATCTAACGGAGCATCAAAAGAAATGCACATGCTCAACAAATGATTGA
- the LOC121805797 gene encoding transmembrane 9 superfamily member 1-like has protein sequence MLSSVRSFAVLVIVFASVASPVFGKFKANDPVTLWVNKVGPYNNPQETYNYYSLPFCHPSKTGAHKWGGLGEVLGGNELIDSQIDIKFKKDVGKTVICEIELDAAKVKQFKDAIDNSYWFEFFMDDLPLWGFIGEVLPDRNRDNKHVLFTHKSLVINYNGNQIIHVNLTQENPKPLEEGRTLDMTYSVKWTPTNTTFARRFDVYLDYPFFEHQIHWFSVFNSFMMVIFLTGLVSMILMRTLRNDYAKYAREDDDLETLERDVSEESGWKLVHGDVFRPPQNLALLTAVVGTGAQLATLVLLVIILAIVGMLYIGRGAIVTTFIVCYAFTSFIAGYVSGGMYSRHGGKKWITSMILTASLFPFLCFGIGFILNTVAIFYGSLAAIPFGTMVVVFVIWAFISFPLALLGTVVGRNWSGAPNNPCRVKTIPRPIPEKKWYLTPSIISLMGGLLPFGSIFIEMYFVFTSFWNYKVYYVYGFMLLVFVILIIVTICVTIVGTYFLLNAENYHWQWTSFFSAASTALYVYFYSIYYYHVKTKMSGFFQTSFYFGYTLMFCLGLGILCGAVGYLGSNLFVRRIYRNIKCD, from the exons ATGCTGTCATCTGTCCGATCGTTCGCCGttctcgtcatcgtcttcgcgTCCGTAGCCTCTCCTGTTTTCGGCAAG TTCAAAGCTAATGATCCCGTCACTCTATGGGTGAACAAGGTTGGCCCATATAACAACCCCCAGGAGACCTATAACTATTATAGCCTCCCGTTTTGCCATCCATCCAAAACTGGTGCTCACAAGTGGGGTGGGCTTGGCGAGGTTCTTGGAGGGAATGAACTTATCGATAGCCAAATCGACATAAAGTTTAAGA AGGACGTCGGCAAGACTGTAATCTGTGAAATTGAATTAGATGCAGCAAAAGTTAAACAGTTCAAGGATGCCATTGACAATTCTTACTGGTTTGAGTTTTTTATGG ATGATCTGCCATTGTGGG GTTTTATTGGTGAGGTTCTTCCTGATAGGAATCGTGATAACAAGCATGTGCTCTTTACACACAAAAGTCTAGTAATTAACTACAATGGGAATCAG ATTATTCATGTCAATCTCACTCAAGAAAATCCTAAGCCACTTGAAGAGGGGAGAACACTGGATATGACTTACTCTGTCAAATGGACTCCAACTAACACCACATTTGCACGCCGTTTTGATGTATATCTGGATTACCCATTTTTTGAGCACCAG ATCCATTGGTTTTCTGTCTTCAATTCTTTCATGATGGTGATTTTCCTCACTGGCTTGGTGTCTATGATATTAATGCGCACACTTCGCAACGATTATGCAAAATATGCTCGGGAAGATGATGATCTAGAGACTCTG gaacGAGATGTAAGTGAAGAATCTGGTTGGAAACTTGTCCATGGTGATGTTTTTCGGCCTCCCCAAAATTTGGCTCTACTCACTGCTGTTGTTGGCACTGGTGCTCAACTAGCAACGCTGGTTCTGCTTGTCATCATTTTAGCTATTGTTGGAATGTTGTACATAGG GAGAGGAGCTATTGTAACTACCTTTATTGTGTGCTATGCTTTTACCTCATTTATAGCTGGTTATGTGAGCGGTGGCATGTATTCACGTCATGGGG GTAAGAAGTGGATAACATCAATGATCCTCACGGCATCCCTTTTCCCATTCTTGTGTTTTGGGATTGGGTTCATCTTAAACACAGTTGCCATATTTTATGGGTCTCTAGCTGCCATTCCCTTTGGTACCATGGTGGTTGTTTTTGTCATATGGgcttttatttctttccccTTGGCTCTTCTTGGCACTGTTGTTGGAAGAAACTGGAGTGGTGCGCCAAACAATCCTTGCCGAGTCAAGACCATTCCTCGTCCAATTCCTGAGAAGAAATGGTATTTGACCCCATCAATTATCTCTCTCATGGGAGGTCTGCTCCCTTTTGGAAGCATTTTTATCGAAATGTATTTCGTCTTCACTTCCTTCTGGAATTACAAG GTTTACTATGTCTACGGCTTCATGCTTCTTGTCTTTGTAATTCTTATCATTGTCACCATTTGTGTGACGATTGTGGGGACATATTTCTTACTGAATGCCGAAAACTACCACTGGCAATGGACTTCGTTCTTCTCTGCAGCTTCCACCGCTCTATATGTATACTTCTATTCTATATACTACTATCATGTCAAGACTAAGATGTCGGGCTTCTTCCAGACCAGCTTTTATTTTGGATACACTCTGATGTTCTGTCTCGGTCTGGGAATTCTCTGTG GTGCCGTTGGATATCTGGGCTCCAACTTGTTTGTGAGGAGAATTTACAGGAATATCAAATGTGATTAA